A portion of the Motacilla alba alba isolate MOTALB_02 chromosome 19, Motacilla_alba_V1.0_pri, whole genome shotgun sequence genome contains these proteins:
- the LOC119709956 gene encoding argininosuccinate lyase, with translation MAAEGDKMMAGRFVGSTDPIMEMLSASITVDQRLSEVDIQGSMAYAKALEKAGILSKTELEKILSGLEKISEEWSKGVFAVIQTDEDIHTANERRLKELIGDVAGKLHTGRSRNDQVVTDLKLLMKNSLSIISSHLLQLIKTLVERAAIEIDVILPGYTHLQKAQPIRWSQFLLSHAVALTRDSERLGEIKKRINVLPLGSGALAGNPLEIDRELLRSELDFASISLNSMDAVSERDFVVEFLSAATLLMIHLSKMAEDLIIYSTSEFGFLTLSDTYCSGSSLMPQKKNPDSLELIRSKAGRVFGRLAAILMVLKGLPSTYNKDLQEDKEAVFDVIDTLNAVLQVATGVISTLQINKENMEKALSPEILSSDLALYLVHKGMPFRQAHIAAGKAVHLAETKGITINNLSLEDLKTISPLFGSDVAQVFSVVSSVEQYTAAGGTAKSSVSAQIEQLRELLKRLKEQA, from the exons ATGGCAGCCGAG GGGGACAAAATGATGGCAGGAAGGTTTGTGGGGAGCACAGATCCCATCATGGAGATGCTCAGCGCTTCCATTACTGTTGATCAGAGGCTGTCTGAGGTGGACATCCAGGGGAGCATGGCTTATGCCAAAGCCTTGGAGAAGGCTGGAATCCTGTCCAAAACTGAGCTGGAGAAGATCCTGAGTGGCCTGGAAAAG aTCTCTGAGGAATGGTCCAAAGGGGTCTTTGCTGTGATCCAGACTGATGAGGATATCCACACTGCCAACGAGCGCAGGCTGAAG GAGCTGATTGGAGACGTAGCTGGGAAGTTGCACACTGGCAGAAGCAGGAATGATCAG GTTGTGACTGACCTGAAGCTGCTCATGAAGAATTCCCTCTCCATCATCTCGTcacacctcctgcagctcattAAGACCCTGGTGGAACGTGCTGCCAT AGAAATCGATGTGATCCTGCCTGGCTACACCCACCTGCAGAAAGCTCAGCCCATCCGATGGAGCCAGTTCTTGCTCAG ccatgctgttgCTCTGACCCGTGATTCTGAGCGCCTGGGAGAGATAAAAAAGAGGATCAATGTCTTGCCTTTGGGAAG TGGAGCTCTGGCTGGAAACCCCCTGGAAATCGACAGAGAGCTGCTGCGCAGTG AGCTGGACTTTGCTTCCATCAGCCTGAACAGCATGGATGCCGTCAGCGAGAGGGACTTTGTGG tgGAATTCCTCTCTGCTGCCACCCTGCTGATGATCCACCTCAGCAAGATGGCTGAGGATCTCATCATCTACAGCACCAGCGAGTTTGGCTTCCTGACCCTCTCTGATACCTactg ctctggcagcagcctgaTGCCTCAGAAGAAGAATCCCGACAGTCTGGAGCTGATCCGCAGCAAAGCCGGGCGAGTGTTCGGACGG TTGGCTGCAATTCTGATGGTCCTCAAAGGACTCCCGAGCACCTACAACAAGGACCTGCAG GAGGACAAGGAGGCTGTCTTTGATGTCATCGACACCCTGAATGCTGTGCTCCAGGTGGCCACTGGAGTGATTTCCACCCTCCAG ATCAACAAGGAGAACATGGAGAAGGCACTGAGCCCTGAGATCCTGTCATCTGACCTGGCTCTCTACTTGGTTCACAAAGGA ATGCCCTTCAGACAAGCACACATTGCTGCTGGCAAGGCCGTCCACCTCGCCGAGACCAAAGGCATCACCATCAACAATCTCAGCCTGGAGGACCTGAAGACCATCAG ccccctgtTTGGCAGCGACGTGGCGCAGGTGTTCAGCGTGGTGAGCAGCGTGGAGCAGTACACGGCCGCGGGCGGCACCGCCAAGAGCAGCGTGTCGGCCCAGATCGAGCAGCTGCGGGAGCTGCTCAAGAGGCTCAAGGAGCAGGCTTAG